CTGATCCCACTTAAAGTGTGGTGGTGATTAATGTCCTCTGTTAGGAAgtgctccctgtgcctctggCATCAGGAAGTCCTTCAGCACCTCTGCTGAATATTAGCATGCAAAGATGTTTTTTTAATggttcctcctcttcttcccctgCACAGAAAGAGACAAGAAGTCACCCAAAAGGTCTGTGACAGTGGCCAGGGGACTCAGGCTGCCATTGCCttcccagtgtcaccagttCAGCTGGGGTGTCTCCCTCAGGATGTCCCCAGCCTCTGCCCCTGGCAGGATGCTTGCCAGCATTAGGTGACCATGGCTTTGTGCAGCCAAGACTTGAAAATTGTATGATGAACTTGGAAAACATATGAAAAAAGAGGTGGTGGCCACTGAAATTGAGGCTAAGGATTCTCCCTGTGGCCAAATTCAGCACCTCCACTGGGAGGCTCAGGAATCAGGTAAAGAGAGGCTATTTCTGAGATGAAGGAGGAAATGGAAATGACCCAGGTTAATCTGGAGGTGTTTGGAGGAAATGTGCCATCGAGGTTTGGAGGGAGAGCGGCGTGCAAGTGGCCTCTTggtctgcacagccctgcccagaagggGCAGAGTGGAGGTGAAGTGACAGCACAGGCTGGCCACATCCTTGAACTGCAAGTTTCCAGCATTCCTGGCTTCAGGTTTCTGGAGGGGACATGAATCTGCATCTGCTGGAGGCTTTTGCTTTGTTCTCGTCCCCCAGAGCAGCCATtcagctgcttttgctgcttggggCACTCATGGAGGGACAGTGGTGGTGCTGTGGCATCTCTCAGGGGGCCAGTGGAGCAGGTGAGACAGAGGGACAGTTCAATAGATCAGATCATTCAGCTGCCAAGGAGGTGAGGGTGGCAGTGCACTGCACACAGCCTGGCCAGCTCAGAGCCGCTCCCCCTCTGGGGTTATTGGCACAGACACTGCTTCTGTGCTCCaacttttctctctgtttttgcAAAGGCTTGAGCTTGATTTCTATTGAAGTGTGTGGATTTGTTCTCCTAATCTTGTGAATGTTGCTGTGAGTCCAGGCTGCTTGAATCTCAATAGTCCAGGGACAGGAATGATCATCCTAGATGTTCCTGATGGTGCACACATCaggcaagaaagaaagaaaggaccTTCCTGTGTGGCTTGGGAGATCCTGCATGTAGCCATCACCCAAGGCCGTGACCACAGGGAAGCAGTGACCTTGTGCTCACAGGGAACCACTGACCTTGTGCTCACAGAGATGCTGTTCCTCTCCAATCAATGCCTTTCTACCTCTCTGAGACTTTATTTCTGGTTCTTTCtacagctctgtgttttgctgctccCCAAAAGCCAAGTGTCAGGTGGTGCACAATTTCctcagcagaggagaaaaaatgcaATAGCCTGAAGGACCAGATGCAACAGGAGAACTTTGCTTTCAGCTGCCTGCAGAAAGCATCATACCTCGACTGCATAAAAGCCATTTCGGTGAGTGGGCAGCAAATTCCTCTGCTGGGAGGTTTCAGCAGCCTGTTACACCTGGAGATGGAGTTTCCTTTCTGGTTGTTACCTGTGATCCTCCTGTTATACACAAGGATCCAGGAGAGACTCTGGGAAGCGCTTTTCCTGGTCTTTGTTAATTGATGAAATCTCTTTGTTGTTTAGAACAGCGAAGCAGATGCCATTAGCTTGGATGGAGGTCAAGTTTTTGAGGCAGGCCTTGCTCCTTACAAGCTGAAGCCCATTGCTGCTGAGGTCTATGAACACAGTGAAGGTACATTTCCATGCCATTTTTAAAGCCAAATATTGGTAACAAACTGAGAGTGCAGAGGCCATCCCTTCCATGCAGAGTTCCCACTTATTTTGGTTGGGGGTCTAAGATATTGCCCCTGGTTTCCAGATCCCAGAGGGGAAGGCATGGGGGGGCAGTTCAGCAAAATGTGAATCATCACCCATGGTCACAGGGCCCAGTGCTCCATTTCTTGTCATTTGCTGCAGTGCAGGTCTCTGATCCCATGAGCAGAAATCATGGTCCTCCTGAAACGTGGCATAAAAATGGTCCCAGAGATCTTCTGCTTTCAGTGGCCTTGAACTCTGTGGgtaaaacacagagctgggaggcacaGATGAGTTCTGTGATTTCCTGTGCAGTCAtcaagataaggaaaaaaaaagattgggGTGGCAACAGCGTTACTTCTGGTTGGGAGGGACACCCAGTTGAGATCACTAAGACAAGAAATGCAGGCAATCCCCAGGAAAAAAGTGTTCAACCAAATTAGCTGATTGTTTAGAAGTGCAGCGCTCTGTTCCCTGAAACTGGGAGTTTACTAGGATTTGAAATGTCCCTAAGTCCTCTTTTCCCATTGCTCCAttcctttttcctgccctgcaggctccacTACCAGCTACTATGCCGTGGCCGTTGTGAAGAAAGGAACAGGCTTCTCCATAGATGAGCTGCAGGGCAAGACCTCCTgccacacagggctgggcaggtcAGCAGGCTGGGTCATCCCCATTGGGACCCTCATCCACCGTGGGGCCATCGAGTGGGACGGCAAAGACTCGGGCTCCATCGAGCAAGGTGAGCCAATAGAGCTGGATAGGATGTGCCTGGGCTTGTCTGGCCCTTGCTGCTTGACCAAAAGGTGCCGGCTATGGTGTTTTCACCCCAGAGgcacctttggctggctggatgctgcagctgggcgCATGGAGGCAAGTCCAGGCTTGCAGGAGCTCAGGATTACCTTGGCAGAGAAGCTTTAAggtgatggtgaaggaaaggagttggTTCTGATGGAGAGTttggatccagagctttattcctggCCCAGGAATgcagcaacagctccaacagaactctCAGACCACGTGGTTGCTGTTCCTTTTAACtccagggagagagggagggaaggaacaCGAGGGACCACCAACCAGATAGGGGGGGAAAGTCTCAAGGGACagaggacacctggatggcccaatgtcTCCTCAGGAGTGGGGCATCTTTTGAATTCTGCCAATCACTCAATgcccttctggaatgccaggattGACAGACAGCGCTCAGCAGGGGTCAGGGTATGGAAAGGAGGGATGATTGACACACCTGGCAGGGAATTATCAGGGAGGAACCTGGGGTATCTGAGGCAAACCATGACATCACACCGCAATGTCTGGTGTCATGGTGAAAGGGGTGACACCAAGTGTCAGGGTgggagctcagccagggctggtgtcaCAGTGAAAGGGGTGACACCAGGTGTCAGGGTGAGACTGGGGTgggagctcagccagggctggtgtcaCGGTGAAAGAGGTGTTGCCCAATCTTCTGTGGGGGTCCCAAGGTAGCTCACAGGAGACTGACATTTCTTGTGGgtcctctcccttccctgttCTCCTAAAAGTGGATTTTTGACCAACTGTTGTTTGTTTCTCATCCGTAGCTGTGGCCAATTTCTTCTCTGCCAGctgtgtccctggtgccaccacTGAAGCCAAACTGTACCGTCAGTGCAAGGGGGATGCCAAGACCAAAATGTCCCGTACGGGACCTTATTCTGGATATTCTGGAGCTTTTCAGTGAGTGacagttatttttcctttgggaaaacaTTCTAGCCTGACATATGCAAGTTTTTGTTGTATCAAGGAGGGCTGAGTTGGAATCATGGGTCCTGAGGAGACTGAATTGTTTCTCTGCCACTACAATTTCTTCCCTTCCAGCATAGCTTTTTTGGGGAAGATCATTGCTCTATGCCTGCAGTTTATGCcaaaaataatttgttgaaACAGGAGATAGGGAGTCACAATGTCAGTTTTTCTAACTTCTCTTCTGTTCCTCCCACCTGCAGCTGTCTGAAAGATGGCAAAGGAGATGTGGCTTTTGTGAAACACACAACTGTTCAAGGTACACCTGCAAGATCCCTCATTTCTCCTCTTTCTGGCCCCACCTCTCTCTGCCACTCCATCCTGCAATTTGTCTACACTGTGCAGTTTTCATTCCTCTCCAGGCTCAAATGCTTCTTTCATCTTTTGAAAAAAGTTTGCACATTGTGAACTGACTCATCCTTGTTAATGAGAAATGGGATTATggtgaatatttttcttctctcagttCTTCTTTGTAGCTGAAATACCTACTTGGTACCAATCTCAGAGCCAGCTGTAATGTGAGCAACTGAGCAGGTCTCCCATCCCTCTGGAAgggattttggagggaattCAGCCCACAGCAAGAGTTCACTAAGTCTGTGGAGACCAAGGGTGGCCTGGCACACCCAGGACTGCAGTGAGCTCAGTAGAGGGTCACCAAGGTGGTCATGGGGCAGGGATAACTGTCCTGCAAGGAGATGATCTGTAGGATGGGCTTGATCAGCCTGGGGACCAGATACAAGGGGAATTATTTTCCCCTTGAGGACAGTGAGGTAGTGGGACAGATTGTCCAGGACAGCTGTGCACTCTCCATCATTGAAGGATTTAATGACCTACCTGGAAcatcctgctctgtccctgcattCACCAGGGATCTTCAAAAGTCCCTTCACTCTTGAATTCTCATGTAACCTCTTGATCTCAGTCCTGGGCTTTGTCTGCAGCCTTGACATTGATCACCTACTGGCCTTCACTGGCCATGTGCAGCTCCTGACCTGCTCAATCCATTTGTATGGGATTTGTAAACCTATTTGTACCCCTTTGTGCAGAAATCCTTGTACTGTTGGGTTAGTTATGGCAGAGGCTGAGGTGATctctcttccaaaggcattGCCTTCATATGCCCAAGATGACCCCATTGCAAGGGGGGTGCCTGCAACCTGTTTTCTGCTAAGAAATTACCCCAGAGCTtcagcagaaataaattaattacaaATCTTCCCAAACTCACCTTTCTGTCTGTTTTTATGGTGGTGCAACTCATGGTTCCTCCCCTCCTTTAGAAAATGCCCCAGCAGAGAAGGATGAGTAcgagctgctgtgcctggatgGCACCCGCCAGCCCGTGGACAACTACAAGGCCTGTCACTGGGCCAGGGTTCCTGCTCATGCTGTTGTGGCTCGAGATGACAGCAAGGTCAATGACATCTGGAACTTCCTCTCCAAAGCACAGGTACCACCAatctctcctttccttcctctaaCATCCCCTGGCCTCTGGTTTTGGTTGCTTTCTCCAGCTTTCCAAGAGTTTTGGTGTGGTTGTTTGCtgattatttttcccttgtGGCAGGAAAAATTTGGTGTGGGCACAACCAGCACCTTCCACCTCTTTGGGCCACCTGGCAAGAAGGACCCAGCCCTCAAAGACTTGCTTTTCAAAGACTCTGCAGTACAGCTGAAGCAAATCCCATCACTGATGGATTCTCAGCTCTACCTGGGCTTTGAGTATTACAGTGCTGTCCAGAGCCTCCAGCAAGGTAGGCAGGACATCAAACACCAGTGTCATGTCAGCATGGGCTGTGTGGATCACTTGGCATTGGCAAATACAGCCACACAAAAACAACATGATTTTTTCAGACACAGACTCTATtatctgcaaaatattttgtttcaaatcACAGAACCTTCACAAACTTCACTTACATCAATAATAGAATTTGTTGTATCCAAACCCAAATCACCACACAGACAAATATGGAAAATCTACACAAAATCCACATCAGTTATTCAGCTGGTGGTAGAGAATTGGGCATGGTCAAACTGGTGTTTAGGAAAACCATTTCTGGGCTGTAAAAAGAAGGAACATCCCAGGACACCAGGTTCAGACACTTGAGGTAAACAATGTCCTTGATTTCCATCTAAATTCATCAAGCATTTTGTGATAGCTTTCTGAGAGTCAAACATCCCACAAAGGATCTCTGAAACCCACTTAGAATTCATAGTACAATTTATACTTCACTTCTGTTAAGTGATATTTATGGAAGGGGGTGAATGGACTTCACATAGCATCAAACCAGATTATTCAAGTGCTGTTCTACAGAAACATAACTAGGTTTCCAGTTCGGTGTGGTCTTAGTCTCATGGCTGTCTGGGCTGTAAGGAGTGCAGAAAATGTGGGACATATTTCAGGCAGCAATTTCAATTACTATTATCACACAGGTGTTTAGTGGTTGTGTAGTTCTAGCTAACAGAAATCTGCCTGAATGGCTTGTGTTATGCAGCAATTCACCTTTCTGACCTGTAAGTTGATTTTTGAGCCTTCTACAGCTCAAGAATCACTATTTTCTATTCTTGCCAGCCCAGGGCTTAATTAACAAGAACTCcttgccctgagcagcagcagattgGTGTATACAGGTGGTTTGTGGCCAAGTCCCTCACACCAGgatgtgatggtgttcacaggggtcccaggatgagggaagagatgagaatcctgactccatgtttcagaaggctgatttattattttattatatatattatatgaacAGAAAAtgctatattaaaactatactaaaagaatagaagaaaggatttcatcataAGGCttacaaggaaaagaaaggaatcataataaaatcttgtgactgctcacagcctcgacacaggtggctgtcattggtcatcaagtaaaaacaatttcacatgctgggtaaacaattctccaaatcacattccaaagcagcaaaacatggggAAGCcgaagcttcccagcttctcaggagaaaagatcctaatgAAAGGGTTTTTCAGGAAATAAGTCAGTGACACTAGGaggtggctgtgcagggctcatccctgctttccctgttttccctttGCAGATCGCCTGAGCCCCAGCCGCAGGGACAACAAGATCCAGTGGTGTGCCATTGGCAGGGATGAGAAGAAGAAATGTGATGTCTGGAGCGTGATGAGCAATGGGGATGTGGAGTGTGTTGTGGCAGAGGACACCAAGGAATGCATCACAAAGATCATGGTacagcttttttccccttttcttcttttacctCTGAGCTCTGGAAAGCGCTGGCCTGGGGATGTGCAGCATTTCATTTCTGcaccttttccatttcagaaaggTGAAGCAGATGCCATCAGCTTAGATGGAGGCTTTGTCTACACTGCTGGCATGTGTGGCTTGGTGCCAGTGATGGCAGAGAGCTATGAGGGTAAGCACAGCTCTGTCTCAGGGTCCAGCTGGTGGGGAATGGGCTGGTGCCAAAGTGCTGGTTCTATTCTGGAATCTTAcaaagcagctgcagtgctgcatcctgcagaaatcacagaatatcctgggttggaagggacccactaGGATCATCAATCCAActcatggccctgcacagacaccctgacgatcccagcctgtgcctgggagcattgtccaaaggctcctggagctctggcagctcaggggccatgcccattccctggggaacctGGGCAGTGTCCCACCACCCCACTCCTCTGGGGTAGGAACcttttcctgatgtccaacctaaCATAGGGTGCTCTGAGGCAACTCTGCCCACTATTGCATGTATTTTCATGAAAGCAAAACAACCATGGATAGTCAGGAACTCTGTTTTAATTAGGATGCCCTGGTCCTTTAGCACCAGCCTTGGTAAAACTGCTTGCTTTagctcagaggagcagctggaggctcTGCTTTGTTTCTGCTGATTCATAAGATGTTACTTGAAATGGTCACTTTTACAACAGAGTTTCTCCAGAAATTAGTGAGCTTGATTCTTCTTTTGGATTTGAGGTGTATTTAACTTAacatcttcttcttcttccctccCACAGACAATCACTGTGAATCACAAGAAGAACCAGGTAATTCCTGCCAACAGAAGGACAGAAAACAGTCTAGAGGGATATAAGTAGAAAAGTAGATATGAGTCATGAGTGGAGAATAAATGGCCAGTCTCTACCCAAAGAGTGTCCAGTGTAGATATTAGAATTTTGGGAGATAGGTTTAGCAGTTGGGGGGAAAATTAGGGGCTGCAATAAGATCAAGGTGAAACATTTGGTAGTGGCAGAGATTGGTGTGGTCACACTATAACAGTGTCAGGGCTGTGAACAGAggaagaggggctgggctgcagcattaGGAGATTGTTCTTTCTAGaaatggaaaggagagaggaggggagcaTTTTGTTCTTTGCTAAGGAGAGAATAAGAAATCAGGAGTGGATACAAAATCCTCATTTGTGCTTTGCCTTCTCATAGGCTTCTCATATACCCAGATATCAGAGCTTTGGAGGGCAGGGAAATGTCAGGGATAATAATTTCCCAGGAGTGTGGTGGAAGTAGATGCATCACATCTACAAACTCTTCCATTGTTGCTGCCTGCCCAAGTACTTATAAGCACAAAGTAATTCTGTGCTGTTCATAGGTGCCCTTTCCCAAGTGAAGCCAGTGCTCTCTCCTAAGGGATTACAGTGGGATCCTTGGGTCAGGCCTCAATTCTTCTCTATTTTATCTTCTGAAGCAACCTACTTTGCTGTGGCTGTTGTGAAGAAGTCTGACAAGGACATCAGCTGGAACAACCTGCAGGGCAAGAAGTCGTGCCACACCGCAGTGGGGAGAACTGCTGGCTGGAACATCCCCATGGGCCTGATCCACAACAGGACAGGCAACTGCAACTTCGGTGAGTCCAATTTGGAACCCATCTCTTTGAGCTGGGAATCTGttcacaaaaaaatcttttaccATCCTTCATGGGGTTTTCATAGTTTCTTGTGCCTCGAAGATTCCCTCTTGGAGGGAGGAAATGGAGATGCTGTTATTTAAGGTTTCACTGAGCAAAATTTTAGGCATTTGGCATCCACTTCAGAGTATGATATGGCACCTCAGCTGCTTTGGGggtctttgcttttttttcacaTCTCTCCCCTTCCTTTTGCAGCAGCCCAAGAGGTGTTCCCAAAAAGGGAATGTGGGCTGCCCCACATGGGCCTGGTGCTTGTGCAAGGTGTGGAGTGGGGATAAAAGATGAAACtgaaagggaggggaagggctgAGAACAGGGGACAGAGGCTGATCTTTAAGAAACTTAATCTGACTGCCTAAGACTTCATTGAGAGTTATGGtccaacaaaaataatttggaaacaTTATCAATGTTAACAAGCAAGACAAAGTAAGCATATAATTATTAAAAGGAAGTCACTAACTACATGAAGATATTAGTGTTAGTAAGTTTTATTCTTAGCGTCTCTatcctcctgccttccttttcCATTGTCCCTTCTACCCCAAGAGCTCTGACACTGCTGCCAAATGCACCTCTGCTGACCCCTAAAGGCTGTGGAGGCTCGGGCTggctctgtgggagctgggaatggttTGCAAGCAAAAcattcctctttttattccaaGATAGTACCTCTTGCACTTGAGCCTTAGGCCCTGCTTCATCACAGattcatggaatggtttgggtggaaagggaccctaaagcccatcccattccacccctgccatgagcagggacaccttccactagcccaggttgctccaagaccaatccagcctggtcttggacattcccagggatgcaggggcagccacagcttctgtgggcaacaacaacaataattatcaataataacaataattatCAACAATAACAGGACCCAAGTTCTATGGTCAAACCTGGATGCACGTGATGTGCTGCCCACTAAGTCATGCTCCTTCTCCCACCCCATTTCCAGCTCCCCAGTGAGCGAGAATGTGTTATTACAATAAAACCTAACTTCTCAGGGCAGGAAAAGTGAATTTCTCCTATCCCTGCCTCCAGATGAATActtcagccagggctgtgctcccggGTCTCCTCCCAGCTCCCGCCTCTGCCAGCTGTGCAAGGGCTCAGGGGGGGTCCCTCCGGAGAAGTGCGTTGCCAGCAGCCACGAGCAGTACTATGGATACACCGGAGCTTTGCGGTACGTGCTGGGACAGCCAGGCTGCCTCAGGGCCCTAGGGCTGCTCACAGAGGACAGGCCacagctgaagcacagcctcATGTCCACACAAACTCTTTTTCTCCATTACACCACTGAAAGGGCATGTCTCTGTAATTCTATAcatgctttttctttgctttctgaaaATTTGTGTGAGATATCCCCATTCTGTAAAACGCATGTCCTGGTGCTTCCAGGAAAACCTGGAGAGGCACAAGCCCTGCCACAATGGCAGAAGTACTCCTCTCTTAACATAAATAAGGAGTGTAAAGGCTGTGTTTcagatatatttaaaatatttgtggcAGGGCTTCTAGACCTGGATGTCCTTGGAGATCAATTGTACAGAGTAGACTCAAGTCTAAATCAAATCTGTGGGAAAGGGACAGGATTCAAGCATTTACATCACTAGCCTCTTTTTGTACTTCCCAGGTGTCTGGTTGAGCAGGGGGATGTGGCCTTTATCAAGCATTCCATCGTTGAGGAGAACACTGATGGTACGTGGTCAGGGCTGCCTTCCCCATCTGCATGATTGCTTATGTGGTGTTGAGGCTGATGTCCTGCTATGCAAGCACTCTGAATCTTCAAACCCATTCTCTTTATAggcaaaaatacagaaagctgGGCCAAAGATCTGAAAATGGACCAATTTGAGTTGCTGTGCACTGATGGGCAGCGGGCAAATGTCATGGATTACAGAAGATGCAACCTGGCCAAAGTTCCTACCCACGCTGTGATGGCACGTCCTGAGAAAGCACGCCAAGTCCGTGAGATGCTGGAGAACCAAGAGGTTTGT
The nucleotide sequence above comes from Ammospiza caudacuta isolate bAmmCau1 chromosome 11, bAmmCau1.pri, whole genome shotgun sequence. Encoded proteins:
- the TF gene encoding serotransferrin, with the protein product MKLALFTVLSLGIVALCFAAPQKPSVRWCTISSAEEKKCNSLKDQMQQENFAFSCLQKASYLDCIKAISNSEADAISLDGGQVFEAGLAPYKLKPIAAEVYEHSEGSTTSYYAVAVVKKGTGFSIDELQGKTSCHTGLGRSAGWVIPIGTLIHRGAIEWDGKDSGSIEQAVANFFSASCVPGATTEAKLYRQCKGDAKTKMSRTGPYSGYSGAFHCLKDGKGDVAFVKHTTVQENAPAEKDEYELLCLDGTRQPVDNYKACHWARVPAHAVVARDDSKVNDIWNFLSKAQEKFGVGTTSTFHLFGPPGKKDPALKDLLFKDSAVQLKQIPSLMDSQLYLGFEYYSAVQSLQQDRLSPSRRDNKIQWCAIGRDEKKKCDVWSVMSNGDVECVVAEDTKECITKIMKGEADAISLDGGFVYTAGMCGLVPVMAESYEDNHCESQEEPATYFAVAVVKKSDKDISWNNLQGKKSCHTAVGRTAGWNIPMGLIHNRTGNCNFDEYFSQGCAPGSPPSSRLCQLCKGSGGVPPEKCVASSHEQYYGYTGALRCLVEQGDVAFIKHSIVEENTDGKNTESWAKDLKMDQFELLCTDGQRANVMDYRRCNLAKVPTHAVMARPEKARQVREMLENQERLFGPKGTRRDDFNMFAYESKDLLFKDRTKCLISLRDGISYKEFLGDKYYASLASLNTCNPSDLLQVCTFLADKYSHQPPRLPFPPCGGAGGGSAAWPRVRTMAGGLEPHLAALRRELGGPAVLSVLVALIAVAITFLLWRFVQGRKSSRKAVLLLGLCDAGKTLLFARLLSGRYRDTQTSITDSSAVYRLSQDKSTNVTLIDLPGHESLRLQFLERFKAAARAIVFVVDSVAFQREVKDVAEFLYQVLVDSTVLRNAPALLIACNKQDVTMAKSAKLIQQQLEKELNTLRVTRSAAPTSLDGSATGGPAQLGKKGKDFDFSQLPMKVEFVECSARGSKGEEGEADLEALQKWLVKVA